In Populus alba chromosome 1, ASM523922v2, whole genome shotgun sequence, a single window of DNA contains:
- the LOC118042891 gene encoding potassium transporter 5, which yields MTETNQMEMAEEAQTTEVETKLKDRKLSWAKLRRVDSLNVEAGRVSMPHSHTSKINWKRTLSLAFQSVGVVYGDIGTSPLYVYASTFTDGTIHENDDILGVLSLIIYTIVLVPMIKYVFIVLRANDHGDGGTFALYSLLCRYAKVSLIPNDQPEDGQLSNYKLDTPSSQLRRAQEIKEKMESSKTIKIILFLVTILGTSMVIGDGVLTPCISVLSAVSGIKSLGEDTVVGVSIAILIVLFTLQRLGTDKVGFAFAPVIFLWFSFIGGIGLFNLFKYDLGVLRAFNPKYIIDYFKRNGKQGWISLGGVVLCITGTEAMFADLGHFSVRAIQISFSSIVFPALLAAYAGQAAYLSKFPNDVSDTFYKSVPDPLYWPMFVVAVAAAIIASQAMISGAFSIVAQSLRLNCFPRVKIVHTSAKYEGQVYIPEINYMLMVACVIVTLAFRTTEKIGHAYGIAVVAVMVMTTCMVTLIMLVIWKARMLSVTLFFFVFGAIEVVYLSAVLYKFKQGGYLPLALSFFLMVAMGTWHYVHRERYLYELKNKVSSEYIRQLAANANMNQLPGIGLLYSELVQGIPPIFPHFISNIPSTHSVLVFVSIKSIPISKVAIEERFLFRQIEPQEYRMFRCVVRYGYKDAIVESHEFERQLVEHLKEFIRHEYFIHEAGNIESTFEPENIQHSTLLVEKDGRGRRSTTVHVEEPLQQPNQSFTAPRVSSGSIRSISGINLSNSSAGIASAQVSNGAEDEIQFVQKAGEKGVVYLLGETEVVAEPKSSWFKRLVVNHVYSFLRKNFRTGEKFLAIPRTRILRVGMTYEI from the exons ATGACGGAAACAAACCAGATGGAAATGGCAGAAGAAGCACAAACAACAGAAGTGGAAACTAAGCTGAAAGATCGAAAGTTATCATGGGCAAAGCTGCGTCGCGTCGACTCCCTCAATGTGGAGGCCGGAAGAGTTTCCATGCCTCATAGCCACACCTCTAAG ATCAATTGGAAGAGGACATTGAGCTTGGCATTTCAAAGCGTCGGAGTAGTTTATGGAGACATAGGAACCTCTCCACTTTACGTCTATGCAAGCACTTTCACCGACGGCACCATTCACGAAAACGACGACATTCTCGGGGTACTGTCCCTAATCATCTATACCATTGTGCTCGTGCCCATGATTAAGTACGTCTTCATCGTGCTTAGAGCCAACGATCATGGCGACG GTGGAACATTTGCACTCTATTCGCTGTTATGCCGGTATGCAAAGGTGAGCTTAATTCCAAATGACCAGCCAGAGGACGGTCAACTATCCAACTACAAGCTTGACACGCCATCTAGTCAGTTGAGGCGGGCTCAAGAGATTAAAGAGAAGATGGAAAGTAGTAAAACCATTAAAATCATACTTTTCCTAGTAACCATTCTGGGAACTTCTATGGTCATTGGAGATGGCGTCCTCACTCCATGCATTTCAG TTCTTTCAGCAGTGAGTGGGATAAAGTCCCTTGGTGAAG ATACCGTTGTGGGTGTTTCAATTGCAATCTTGATTGTCCTATTCACTCTTCAGCGGTTGGGCACCGATAAAGTGGGCTTCGCCTTCGCCCCAGTTATCTTCTTGTGGTTTTCATTCATAGGTGGAATCGGTCTTTTCAACTTGTTCAAGTATGATCTTGGTGTATTACGTGCcttcaatccaaaatatataatcgATTACTTCAAAAGAAATGGCAAGCAAGGATGGATTTCACTTGGTGGGGTAGTTCTATGCATTACAG GGACCGAAGCTATGTTTGCTGATCTAGGTCACTTTAGCGTCAGGGCAATTCAA ATTAGTTTCTCCAGCATAGTGTTTCCGGCATTACTAGCTGCATATGCTGGGCAAGCAGCATACCTTTCCAAATTCCCGAATGACGTGTCTGATACCTTCTACAAGTCTGTGCCAG ATCCATTATATTGGCCAAtgtttgttgttgctgttgctgctgcaATTATTGCTAGCCAAGCCATGATTTCAGGAGCATTTTCAATCGTTGCTCAATCCTTGCGTCTCAATTGTTTTCCCAGGGTTAAGATTGTCCACACTTCTGCTAAGTATGAGGGTCAGGTTTACATACCTGAGATCAACTACATGCTTATGGTTGCTTGTGTAATCGTCACTTTGGCATTCAGGACAACTGAAAAGATTGGGCATGCCTATG GAATTGCTGTGGTTGCTGTTATGGTTATGACAACCTGTATGGTTACACTTATAATGCTAGTTATATGGAAGGCGAGGATGTTATCggtaactcttttcttttttgtatttggtgCTATAGAGGTCGTTTATCTATCAGCTGTACTATACAAATTCAAACAAGGTGGGTACCTTCCACTAGcattatcttttttcttaatgGTGGCCATGGGGACATGGCATTATGTGCACAGAGAAAGGTACCTATACGAGCTTAAAAACAAGGTCTCTAGTGAATATATCAGGCAACTGGCGGCAAACGCAAATATGAACCAGCTGCCGGGAATAGGACTTTTGTACTCTGAGCTTGTCCAGGGCATTCCTCCAATATTCCCTCACTTCATTTCCAACATACCTTCCACTCATTCAGTTCTAGTGtttgtttcaattaagtctATTCCAATAAGTAAAGTGGCAATCGAGGAGCGATTTCTGTTCCGACAAATCGAGCCACAAGAGTACCGTATGTTCCGATGTGTTGTGAGGTATGGATACAAAGATGCAATTGTGGAGTCTCATGAGTTTGAAAGGCAGCTCGTCGAACACTTGAAAGAATTCATCCGCCACGAATACTTCATTCATGAAGCAGGCAACATCGAATCAACATTTGAACCAGAGAACATCCAACATTCCACTCTACTTGTAGAGAAGGATGGACGAGGAAGACGATCAACAACAGTTCATGTTGAGGAACCACTTCAACAGCCTAATCAGTCATTCACCGCACCCCGTGTTTCTTCAGGTTCCATCCGATCCATCAGTGGAATCAACTTGTCAAATTCTTCTGCTGGAATCGCATCTGCCCAGGTCTCTAACGGTGCTGAAGACGAGATCCAGTTTGTACAAAAAGCCGGGGAGAAAGGTGTGGTTTATCTGCTAGGAGAAACAGAAGTGGTGGCAGAACCAAAATCATCCTGGTTCAAGAGACTAGTTGTTAACCACGTTTATTCTTTCCTGAGGAAGAACTTCAGAACAGGGGAGAAATTTTTGGCAATCCCACGAACAAGGATTCTCAGGGTTGGAATGACATATGAGATATGA
- the LOC118042900 gene encoding probable protein S-acyltransferase 7 isoform X3: MGGGERMRGGSGGEKMYNTSTPMPTHQLSDSNRRIMGSHNDNRARNLRVYQAWKGNNVIILLFLTSARDPGIIPRNLHPPEDEGSSISSDWPGSQVSGPSLPPTKDVMVNGMVVKVKYCQTCMLYRSPRCSHCSICNNCVERFDHHCPWVGQCIGKRNYRFFFMFVSSTTILCLYVLAFCWVNIRKIMDTDHCDIWRAFLKSPVSGILVLYTFICAWFVGGLTAFHLYLICTNQTTYENFRYRYDGKMNPYNLGCVRNVLEVFFTKIPKSKNKFRAKVLVDSSSGYAASMPLSHVLSPEVPKRSFDIEVGKRQAVADEDFEDLQSQIDSIGGLERCGTQPRHANWDHKANWEITPDIQVLAAEFGMEPGLADGQKISRDH; the protein is encoded by the exons ATGGGGGGCGGTGAGAGAATGCGAGGAGGAAGTGGAGGAGAAAAAATGTACAACACGTCAACTCCAATGCCTACGCATCAACTTTCCGATTCTAATCGCCGAATTATGGGTAGCCATAACGATAATAGAGCTCGTAATCTTCGAGTCTACCAAGCTTGGAAAGGCAACAAT GTTattattcttctcttccttaCTTCTGCAAGAGATCCAGGTATTATTCCTCGTAATCTCCACCCTCCAGAAGATGAAGGCTCAAGTATATCTTCTGATTGGCCAGGAAGTCAGGTTTCTGGCCCAAGTTTACCTCCCACAAAAGATGTTATGGTGAATGGGATGGTAGTCAAGGTCAAATACTGCCAAACGTGCATGCTATACCGCTCACCACGATGCTCTCATTGCTCTATATGCAACAACTGCGTTGAGCGTTTTGATCATCATTGCCCGTGGGTGGGGCAATGTATTGGCAAG AGGAATTACAGattctttttcatgtttgtgtCTTCCACAACTATTCTATGCCTCTATGTTCTTGCATTCTGCTGGGTCAACATCAGGAAGATAATGGATACAGATCATTGTGATATATGGAGGGCCTTTCTGAAGTCTCCTGTTTCAGGAATCCTGGTATTGTACACATTTATATGTGCTTGGTTTGTTGGAGGCCTCACTGCATTTCATCTGTACTTGATATGCACCAATCAG ACAACATACGAGAACTTCAGGTATAGGTATGATGGAAAGATGAATCCTTACAACCTTGGTTGTGTTCGTAATGTTCTGGAGGTTTTCTTCACAAAAATTCCAAAATCGAAGAACAAGTTCCGTGCAAAGGTCCTGGTTGATTCATCTTCTGGCTATGCTGCTTCAATGCCGTTGAGCCATGTCTTGAGCCCAGAGGTGCCCAAAAGGAGCTTCGACATAGAAGTGGGAAAACGACAAGCTGTTGCTGATGAGGATTTTGAAGATTTACAAAGTCAGATTGACAGTATTGGTGGATTGGAGAGGTGTGGAACCCAGCCAAGACACGCAAATTGGGATCATAAAGCCAACTGGGAGATAACACCAGATATACAGGTGTTGGCTGCTGAGTTTGGAATGGAACCTGGTTTGGCAGATGGGCAGAAAATTTCTCGTGATCATTGA
- the LOC118042900 gene encoding probable protein S-acyltransferase 7 isoform X2, producing MGGGERMRGGSGGEKMYNTSTPMPTHQLSDSNRRIMGSHNDNRARNLRVYQAWKGNNIFCLGGRLVFGPDVRSLFLTILLIMIPVVLFSAFVSQRLIEDFQHQLGIIPRNLHPPEDEGSSISSDWPGSQVSGPSLPPTKDVMVNGMVVKVKYCQTCMLYRSPRCSHCSICNNCVERFDHHCPWVGQCIGKRNYRFFFMFVSSTTILCLYVLAFCWVNIRKIMDTDHCDIWRAFLKSPVSGILVLYTFICAWFVGGLTAFHLYLICTNQTTYENFRYRYDGKMNPYNLGCVRNVLEVFFTKIPKSKNKFRAKVLVDSSSGYAASMPLSHVLSPEVPKRSFDIEVGKRQAVADEDFEDLQSQIDSIGGLERCGTQPRHANWDHKANWEITPDIQVLAAEFGMEPGLADGQKISRDH from the exons ATGGGGGGCGGTGAGAGAATGCGAGGAGGAAGTGGAGGAGAAAAAATGTACAACACGTCAACTCCAATGCCTACGCATCAACTTTCCGATTCTAATCGCCGAATTATGGGTAGCCATAACGATAATAGAGCTCGTAATCTTCGAGTCTACCAAGCTTGGAAAGGCAACAAT ATATTCTGCCTTGGGGGTAGACTAGTTTTTGGTCCAGATGTCAGGTCGCTATTCCTTACAATCCTTCTAATCATGATTCCAGTAGTCTTATTTTCCGCTTTTGTTTCTCAAAGGCTCATTGAAGACTTCCAACACCAGCTAG GTATTATTCCTCGTAATCTCCACCCTCCAGAAGATGAAGGCTCAAGTATATCTTCTGATTGGCCAGGAAGTCAGGTTTCTGGCCCAAGTTTACCTCCCACAAAAGATGTTATGGTGAATGGGATGGTAGTCAAGGTCAAATACTGCCAAACGTGCATGCTATACCGCTCACCACGATGCTCTCATTGCTCTATATGCAACAACTGCGTTGAGCGTTTTGATCATCATTGCCCGTGGGTGGGGCAATGTATTGGCAAG AGGAATTACAGattctttttcatgtttgtgtCTTCCACAACTATTCTATGCCTCTATGTTCTTGCATTCTGCTGGGTCAACATCAGGAAGATAATGGATACAGATCATTGTGATATATGGAGGGCCTTTCTGAAGTCTCCTGTTTCAGGAATCCTGGTATTGTACACATTTATATGTGCTTGGTTTGTTGGAGGCCTCACTGCATTTCATCTGTACTTGATATGCACCAATCAG ACAACATACGAGAACTTCAGGTATAGGTATGATGGAAAGATGAATCCTTACAACCTTGGTTGTGTTCGTAATGTTCTGGAGGTTTTCTTCACAAAAATTCCAAAATCGAAGAACAAGTTCCGTGCAAAGGTCCTGGTTGATTCATCTTCTGGCTATGCTGCTTCAATGCCGTTGAGCCATGTCTTGAGCCCAGAGGTGCCCAAAAGGAGCTTCGACATAGAAGTGGGAAAACGACAAGCTGTTGCTGATGAGGATTTTGAAGATTTACAAAGTCAGATTGACAGTATTGGTGGATTGGAGAGGTGTGGAACCCAGCCAAGACACGCAAATTGGGATCATAAAGCCAACTGGGAGATAACACCAGATATACAGGTGTTGGCTGCTGAGTTTGGAATGGAACCTGGTTTGGCAGATGGGCAGAAAATTTCTCGTGATCATTGA
- the LOC118042900 gene encoding probable protein S-acyltransferase 6 isoform X1, whose translation MGGGERMRGGSGGEKMYNTSTPMPTHQLSDSNRRIMGSHNDNRARNLRVYQAWKGNNIFCLGGRLVFGPDVRSLFLTILLIMIPVVLFSAFVSQRLIEDFQHQLGDYIVVICAILTAYVIILLFLTSARDPGIIPRNLHPPEDEGSSISSDWPGSQVSGPSLPPTKDVMVNGMVVKVKYCQTCMLYRSPRCSHCSICNNCVERFDHHCPWVGQCIGKRNYRFFFMFVSSTTILCLYVLAFCWVNIRKIMDTDHCDIWRAFLKSPVSGILVLYTFICAWFVGGLTAFHLYLICTNQTTYENFRYRYDGKMNPYNLGCVRNVLEVFFTKIPKSKNKFRAKVLVDSSSGYAASMPLSHVLSPEVPKRSFDIEVGKRQAVADEDFEDLQSQIDSIGGLERCGTQPRHANWDHKANWEITPDIQVLAAEFGMEPGLADGQKISRDH comes from the exons ATGGGGGGCGGTGAGAGAATGCGAGGAGGAAGTGGAGGAGAAAAAATGTACAACACGTCAACTCCAATGCCTACGCATCAACTTTCCGATTCTAATCGCCGAATTATGGGTAGCCATAACGATAATAGAGCTCGTAATCTTCGAGTCTACCAAGCTTGGAAAGGCAACAAT ATATTCTGCCTTGGGGGTAGACTAGTTTTTGGTCCAGATGTCAGGTCGCTATTCCTTACAATCCTTCTAATCATGATTCCAGTAGTCTTATTTTCCGCTTTTGTTTCTCAAAGGCTCATTGAAGACTTCCAACACCAGCTAGGTGATTATATTGTAGTTATATGTGCCATCTTGACAGCATAC GTTattattcttctcttccttaCTTCTGCAAGAGATCCAGGTATTATTCCTCGTAATCTCCACCCTCCAGAAGATGAAGGCTCAAGTATATCTTCTGATTGGCCAGGAAGTCAGGTTTCTGGCCCAAGTTTACCTCCCACAAAAGATGTTATGGTGAATGGGATGGTAGTCAAGGTCAAATACTGCCAAACGTGCATGCTATACCGCTCACCACGATGCTCTCATTGCTCTATATGCAACAACTGCGTTGAGCGTTTTGATCATCATTGCCCGTGGGTGGGGCAATGTATTGGCAAG AGGAATTACAGattctttttcatgtttgtgtCTTCCACAACTATTCTATGCCTCTATGTTCTTGCATTCTGCTGGGTCAACATCAGGAAGATAATGGATACAGATCATTGTGATATATGGAGGGCCTTTCTGAAGTCTCCTGTTTCAGGAATCCTGGTATTGTACACATTTATATGTGCTTGGTTTGTTGGAGGCCTCACTGCATTTCATCTGTACTTGATATGCACCAATCAG ACAACATACGAGAACTTCAGGTATAGGTATGATGGAAAGATGAATCCTTACAACCTTGGTTGTGTTCGTAATGTTCTGGAGGTTTTCTTCACAAAAATTCCAAAATCGAAGAACAAGTTCCGTGCAAAGGTCCTGGTTGATTCATCTTCTGGCTATGCTGCTTCAATGCCGTTGAGCCATGTCTTGAGCCCAGAGGTGCCCAAAAGGAGCTTCGACATAGAAGTGGGAAAACGACAAGCTGTTGCTGATGAGGATTTTGAAGATTTACAAAGTCAGATTGACAGTATTGGTGGATTGGAGAGGTGTGGAACCCAGCCAAGACACGCAAATTGGGATCATAAAGCCAACTGGGAGATAACACCAGATATACAGGTGTTGGCTGCTGAGTTTGGAATGGAACCTGGTTTGGCAGATGGGCAGAAAATTTCTCGTGATCATTGA